One window from the genome of Paraclostridium sordellii encodes:
- the yfcE gene encoding phosphodiesterase gives MKIGVMSDTHGSLPYFEKALDTLSDCDILLHAGDVLYHGPRNDLPKGYDPKGVISKINNLDNILIARGNCDADVDQMVINHPIQGPYVLSQFGETRILINHGYVDSKEETIKKAKSMGADILILGHTHVKELFIDEHLIVLNPGSTSIPKDGSHSVAIIDITENHDELDLEINLIDINSKEIINL, from the coding sequence ATGAAAATAGGTGTAATGAGTGATACTCATGGTAGTTTACCTTACTTTGAAAAAGCATTAGATACTTTATCAGATTGTGACATTTTACTTCATGCAGGTGATGTTTTATATCATGGTCCTAGAAATGATTTACCTAAAGGATATGACCCTAAAGGCGTTATAAGTAAAATTAATAACCTGGATAATATACTTATAGCTAGAGGAAATTGTGATGCTGATGTTGATCAAATGGTTATAAATCATCCAATTCAAGGACCTTATGTTCTAAGTCAGTTTGGTGAAACTAGAATTTTAATAAACCATGGATATGTAGACTCAAAAGAAGAAACTATAAAAAAAGCAAAATCTATGGGTGCAGATATACTTATTCTTGGTCATACTCATGTAAAAGAACTTTTTATCGATGAACATTTAATAGTATTAAACCCAGGAAGTACATCTATTCCAAAAGATGGCTCTCATTCAGTAGCAATAATAGATATAACAGAAAATCATGATGAATTAGATTTAGAAATAAACCTAATAGATATTAATTCAAAGGAAATAATAAATTTATAA
- a CDS encoding NAD(+)/NADH kinase: protein MKRTITINSNSLDVSIKTRKILTAKLIEAGFHVTYSFDPNSELIISIGGDGSFLKTVHDFDYPEIPILGINTGHLGFFTDVYPDFIDRFIDDYKNNNFILQDIPLIQATVCTMGSCVDMYAVNDVVIKGDKSRTIHLNLNVNNKHIQNFSGDGLLISTPTGSTAYNYAAGGSIVDPSLKLMQLTPLHPINTNAYRCFTSSIIFPHDAVIGIYPEYRFEDALLIVVDGVEYRLEKITNISITTSDVYVKLVRLVNYEFWSRVSDKFL, encoded by the coding sequence ATGAAAAGAACAATAACGATAAATTCAAATTCACTGGATGTATCTATAAAAACTAGAAAAATACTGACTGCTAAGCTCATAGAAGCTGGATTTCACGTTACTTATAGTTTCGATCCTAATTCAGAGCTTATAATATCTATTGGGGGAGATGGGTCTTTTTTAAAAACCGTCCATGATTTTGATTATCCTGAAATTCCTATTTTAGGTATAAATACAGGACATTTAGGTTTTTTTACTGATGTTTATCCTGACTTTATCGATAGATTCATTGATGATTACAAAAACAATAATTTTATACTGCAAGATATTCCTCTTATACAAGCTACTGTATGTACAATGGGAAGTTGTGTAGACATGTATGCAGTTAATGATGTTGTTATAAAGGGCGATAAATCTAGAACTATACATCTGAATTTAAATGTAAATAATAAACATATTCAAAATTTTAGTGGAGATGGACTTTTGATTTCTACCCCTACTGGATCAACTGCATATAATTATGCTGCAGGTGGTAGTATTGTTGATCCTAGCTTAAAACTTATGCAATTAACTCCACTTCACCCTATTAATACAAATGCATATAGATGTTTTACTTCAAGCATAATTTTTCCTCACGATGCTGTAATTGGAATTTATCCTGAGTACAGGTTTGAGGATGCTTTATTAATAGTTGTTGATGGTGTAGAATATAGATTAGAAAAAATAACTAATATTTCAATTACAACTTCAGATGTGTATGTGAAACTTGTCAGGCTTGTGAACTACGAATTTTGGAGTAGAGTTTCAGATAAATTTTTATAA